Part of the uncultured Cohaesibacter sp. genome is shown below.
CCGTTGGCATTCTGGGACGAGCGCCTGTCCACAGTCGCCGTGACCCGCACCCTGCTGGAAGCCGACACATCCCGCGCCAAACGGGGCGAAGTGGTTGACAAAATGGCAGCATCCTTCATTCTGCAGGGAGCGCTGGATCGACTGCGACTGTCTGCTGACCATCCCTCTACCGCCTCCCCGGCCCCAGGGGATGACACAGAGGGTGACACTTCCGATTGAGCGGGACCCTGACGTTCAAAACCACAAGATACAATCTCTCCTGCCTCGCTTTTAAATCCAGGCCGTTTCCGGACCCTTTTCGGGCCACCTTAGTCCAAGCTTGCCTGAAGCGCTCCAGAAAGACCCGCCATGTACGTGATCATTGAAGCCATCATCCCAACCTTCTTTCTCGTCGGGCTCGGGCTTTACATCCGCCGCAGCGGGCTGGTTCCTGAAGAGCAATGGAGCGGTCTGGAAACCATTTCCTACTGGCTGTTCTTCCCGGCGTTGATCTTCAACTCGCTGTTCAAGGCGGATCTGCGCAACGTGCCACTGGGCGACATGACCTTTGCGCTTGTCGCAGCAATCCTGTGCATGGCTGCCGTCATGCTGGCGCTTTATCCGGTCCTGCGCACTGTCTTCTCGGTCGACAATCCCTCCTACACCTCGATCTATCAGGGTGTTCTGCGCTGGAATGGCTTCATGGCGCTGGCCATCGTCCAGAAGGCCTACGGCAATGACGCAATGGCGCTGGTCGCAGTGGCGATGGCCTCGATGATTCCGGTCATCAACATCATCATCGTCGGCATAATGGCCGTCTTTGGCGCCAACAGCCGACCGAGCTTCGGCAATGTCCTGCTCAACATCATCAAGAACCCATTCATCATTGCCTCGCTGGTCGGTCTGGCGATCAATCTGTCGGGCATCCATATCTGGGACCCGATCGCCTCCACCGTCGAGATCACCGGACGGGCTGGGCTCGCCTGTGCACTGCTCATCGTCGGAGCTGGCATCCGGCTGAAACACGCCTTCCCGCCGGTACGCGAAGTCTGGTTCGCCTGCATCTTGCGCCTGGTGGGCATGCCTGCCCTGGCGATCGGCTTTGCCATCCTGTTCGGCCTTGGCGGCCAGCCGCTGGAAGTGATCATCATCAGCACAGCCGTGCCAACAGCCATGAACAGCTACGTCCTTGCCAAGAAGATGGGCGGCAACGCTCCCTTGATCGCGGCCATCGTCACCTGGCAAACGCCCCTGTCCGCCCTGTCCATCACCTTCTGGCTGGCCTTTGTGAGAATGCTTGGCCTCAGTTGAGGCTGGCTGACAGCCTCTGGAAAATGGATTGAAAAGTCATCAAGATATATACAGAGTGCGAACACCTACTTGCGGCGAATCCGATTTCCTCCTATAGCTATAAATCTAGCGAAAACCCAGAAACGCTAGGAATGAGATCGTGGCATTTGCGCACCACCATCTGCTCGGAATTGCCGGGCTGACCCCCCCAGAAATCACGGCTTTGCTTGATCTTGCAGAAGATGCCGTTGATATTTCCCGTCAGGTTGAAAAGAAAAAGGTGATCCTCAAGGGACGCACCCAGATCAACCTGTTCTTCGAGGCTTCCACTCGCACGCAGAGCTCTTTTGAGCTTGCCGGCAAACGCCTCGGAGCGGACGTGATGAACATGTCCGTCAAGAATTCATCCGTGTCCAAGGGCGAAACCCTGCTGGACACGGCAACCACCCTCAATGCCATGCACCCTGACATTCTCGTCGTGCGCCACAACGCCGCCGGAGCACCCCAGCTGCTGGCCCGCAAGGTCGGCTGCTCGGTGATCAACGCCGGGGACGGTGCCCATGAGCATCCCACCCAGGC
Proteins encoded:
- a CDS encoding AEC family transporter, producing the protein MYVIIEAIIPTFFLVGLGLYIRRSGLVPEEQWSGLETISYWLFFPALIFNSLFKADLRNVPLGDMTFALVAAILCMAAVMLALYPVLRTVFSVDNPSYTSIYQGVLRWNGFMALAIVQKAYGNDAMALVAVAMASMIPVINIIIVGIMAVFGANSRPSFGNVLLNIIKNPFIIASLVGLAINLSGIHIWDPIASTVEITGRAGLACALLIVGAGIRLKHAFPPVREVWFACILRLVGMPALAIGFAILFGLGGQPLEVIIISTAVPTAMNSYVLAKKMGGNAPLIAAIVTWQTPLSALSITFWLAFVRMLGLS